The following proteins are encoded in a genomic region of Haloarcula marina:
- a CDS encoding MgtC/SapB family protein, with protein sequence MSLLQLSPVAVDTEIVRILLAAALGMLLGLEREWSHKTAGIRTFALISLLGAVFTIVENGVLLVVGGALVIVQGILIAVQGLLEEEENISLTTSVSMLVAYGVGALVASGATIEGVTVAVVSSLLLVLKRELHSFAWGLTRAELRSTTEFAILAFVVYPLLPPEPIRLPGNVLDIAVELRVVWLMVVFVAGIGIVNYAVVQQFGGRGIAVTGFFGGLASSTAVVGTMLDHVRQRPDAASYAVAAILLADSAMAFRNLLITVLFTLQQGVLVSATIPLLVVVVGSIVVAAFAADWSEAVEMELESPFSLRNALGFGGIFLLVLVVGGVASARLGTTGLYVASALSGLVSSAGATTSAVLLYRGGAIDEQTAMVAILVATAASITVKAILTALGPNRGFAYRVSLWSAVVLVGVSAVTVVVLL encoded by the coding sequence GTGAGTCTCCTACAGTTGAGTCCGGTGGCGGTCGACACCGAAATCGTGCGGATTCTGTTGGCGGCGGCGCTCGGGATGCTCCTCGGTCTCGAACGGGAGTGGTCGCACAAGACCGCTGGTATCCGGACGTTCGCGCTGATTAGCCTGCTGGGCGCGGTGTTCACTATCGTCGAGAACGGCGTCTTGCTGGTCGTCGGCGGCGCGCTCGTCATCGTCCAAGGCATCCTCATCGCGGTGCAGGGGCTGTTGGAGGAGGAGGAGAACATCTCGCTGACCACGTCTGTCTCGATGCTCGTCGCCTACGGGGTCGGAGCGCTCGTCGCCAGCGGCGCGACCATCGAAGGCGTCACCGTCGCCGTCGTCTCCTCGCTGTTGCTCGTCCTCAAACGCGAACTCCACAGTTTCGCGTGGGGATTGACGCGGGCGGAACTCCGCTCGACGACTGAGTTCGCCATCCTCGCGTTCGTCGTCTACCCGCTGTTACCCCCGGAACCGATCCGACTCCCGGGCAACGTCCTGGACATCGCTGTCGAACTCCGCGTCGTCTGGTTGATGGTCGTGTTCGTGGCGGGTATCGGTATCGTCAACTACGCCGTCGTCCAGCAGTTCGGCGGCCGCGGCATCGCGGTCACCGGTTTCTTCGGCGGCCTCGCCTCCTCGACGGCCGTCGTCGGGACGATGCTCGACCACGTCAGGCAGCGCCCGGATGCGGCCTCTTACGCCGTGGCCGCGATCTTGCTCGCGGACTCCGCGATGGCCTTCCGGAACCTCCTCATTACCGTGCTGTTCACGCTTCAGCAGGGCGTTCTCGTCTCGGCGACCATCCCGTTGCTCGTCGTCGTCGTCGGGAGCATCGTCGTCGCGGCGTTCGCGGCCGACTGGTCCGAAGCCGTCGAGATGGAGTTAGAGAGTCCCTTCTCGCTACGGAACGCGCTCGGGTTCGGCGGGATATTCCTCCTCGTCCTTGTCGTCGGCGGTGTCGCCAGCGCCCGCCTCGGCACCACGGGACTCTACGTAGCGTCGGCGCTCAGCGGGTTGGTGTCGAGCGCTGGCGCGACCACGTCGGCGGTGTTACTGTACCGCGGAGGCGCAATCGACGAACAGACCGCGATGGTCGCGATTCTCGTCGCCACCGCCGCCAGCATCACGGTCAAAGCAATCCTCACTGCTCTCGGACCGAATCGGGGGTTCGCGTACCGGGTCTCGCTCTGGAGCGCTGTCGTCCTCGTCGGCGTGAGCGCGGTAACGGTTGTCGTACTGCTGTGA
- a CDS encoding ATP-binding protein, which produces MTETGADGGQERVSRVVTGLGVAALLVLACGIGGYVYVQDAAGAAASADLRSTATTQADSVGNWQSQLSAQARLLSAASPVENGDEERIKRYLSATSERLPGTVVAVHYVDTRDRPHVVTASTDDSVSGRTVAGVESDWEPVLQRAMAPETNDTAVFHTASSHDRDGGRGMTFGSPVPGRDGVVLVVGSIPLPETRPVSGTAVFDAEREVVFAADADGNSVGDDATDAGLTQARDGRVTTTAAGGRLLAYAPVPGTSWVLVSAAERSSLAPTATRAGHALWLLTALSLLSLGVLAVVYRRQTTEPLDRLRRRVRAMGDGDLNVDFSTDREGEVGALYDALADVQTELRAQIREAREAEEVAEQSKQQLQRQNQRLDEFASTLSHDLRNPLTVARGHVELLSTRLSDAESAGLDTADHWTHVEKLEGSHDRIESIIDDVLTLTREGESVDETEQVSLEDAAQEAWANVDSGDATIEITGSRPIEADRDRLLRAFENLFRNAVDHVGDDVTVELGTLRDGFYVADDGPGIPFEEVDDIFEYGHTTSDGGTGLGLSIVRTIAEAHGWRLYVDTTYEDGAMFVFADVFDRGTAASEETAIERGETDD; this is translated from the coding sequence ATGACTGAGACTGGCGCCGACGGCGGTCAGGAACGCGTCTCGCGAGTCGTCACCGGACTCGGTGTGGCCGCCCTCCTCGTCCTCGCGTGCGGCATCGGCGGCTACGTTTACGTACAGGACGCCGCCGGAGCGGCGGCCTCGGCCGACCTCCGTTCGACGGCGACGACACAGGCCGATTCGGTCGGGAACTGGCAGTCGCAACTGTCCGCACAGGCGCGCCTGCTGTCCGCCGCGTCGCCGGTCGAAAACGGGGACGAGGAACGAATCAAACGGTATCTCTCGGCCACCTCGGAACGACTGCCCGGCACCGTCGTCGCCGTCCACTACGTCGATACGAGGGACCGTCCCCACGTCGTCACGGCCAGCACCGACGACTCGGTCTCAGGGCGGACCGTCGCGGGCGTCGAGTCCGACTGGGAACCGGTGCTCCAGCGAGCGATGGCACCGGAGACGAACGACACCGCCGTGTTCCACACCGCGAGTTCCCACGACCGCGACGGCGGCCGGGGGATGACGTTCGGCAGTCCGGTCCCCGGCAGAGACGGCGTCGTGTTGGTCGTCGGGAGCATCCCACTGCCCGAGACCCGACCCGTCTCGGGAACGGCGGTGTTCGACGCGGAGCGAGAGGTCGTGTTCGCGGCCGACGCCGACGGGAACAGCGTGGGTGACGACGCGACCGACGCGGGACTGACGCAGGCCCGGGACGGGCGCGTGACGACGACAGCGGCGGGGGGCCGACTGCTCGCGTACGCGCCCGTCCCGGGCACGTCGTGGGTCCTCGTCAGCGCGGCCGAGCGCTCGTCGCTCGCGCCGACGGCCACGCGTGCCGGACACGCACTCTGGTTACTCACCGCCCTCTCGCTGCTGTCGCTGGGTGTCCTCGCGGTCGTTTACCGACGACAGACGACCGAACCGCTCGATAGGCTCCGCCGACGGGTCCGTGCGATGGGTGACGGGGACCTCAACGTCGACTTCTCGACCGACCGCGAAGGCGAAGTCGGCGCGCTGTACGACGCGCTCGCAGACGTGCAGACCGAGCTTCGAGCGCAGATTCGCGAGGCACGGGAGGCCGAGGAGGTGGCCGAGCAGTCGAAACAGCAACTCCAGCGGCAGAACCAACGCTTAGACGAGTTCGCCTCCACGCTGTCACACGACCTGCGGAACCCGCTAACCGTCGCCCGCGGGCACGTCGAACTGCTCTCGACGCGGCTCTCGGATGCGGAATCGGCGGGCCTCGACACCGCCGACCATTGGACCCACGTCGAGAAACTCGAAGGCTCGCACGACCGCATCGAGTCGATTATCGACGACGTGCTCACGCTGACCCGGGAGGGCGAGAGCGTCGACGAGACGGAGCAGGTGTCGCTGGAGGACGCGGCCCAAGAGGCGTGGGCCAACGTCGACAGCGGGGACGCAACCATCGAGATTACCGGGAGCCGTCCCATCGAGGCCGACCGGGACCGCCTGCTCAGGGCGTTCGAGAACCTGTTTCGAAACGCCGTCGACCACGTCGGCGACGACGTGACCGTCGAACTGGGGACGCTCAGGGACGGCTTTTACGTCGCCGACGATGGACCCGGCATCCCATTCGAGGAAGTCGACGATATCTTCGAGTACGGTCACACCACGAGCGACGGCGGCACGGGGCTGGGGCTCTCTATCGTCCGGACCATCGCCGAGGCCCACGGCTGGCGGCTGTACGTCGACACCACCTACGAGGACGGCGCGATGTTCGTCTTCGCGGACGTGTTCGACCGCGGCACCGCGGCGTCGGAGGAGACGGCCATCGAGCGGGGCGAGACGGACGACTGA
- a CDS encoding A/G-specific adenine glycosylase, whose translation MSDQSATDDASAAEYLPADAGAVQDALVTWYTADHRSYPWRETTDPYEILVSEVMSQQTQLDRVVSAWTDFLDRWPTVADLAAADRSDVVGFWTAHSLGYNNRAKYLHEAARQVVEERDGEWPRNPDGLSELMGVGPYTANAVASFAFDNGNAVVDTNVKRVLYRAFDVPDDDATFEEVAQRLMPEGESRIWNNAVMELGGVACEKTPDCDGAQCPWREWCAAYQTGDFTAPDVPTQPTFEGSRRQMRGRVVSVLTEYDELALDELGPRVRVDYAPGGEYGREWLRGLLDDLADDGIVAVNEGDDGTTASLKR comes from the coding sequence ATGAGCGACCAGTCGGCGACGGACGACGCCTCCGCAGCGGAGTACCTCCCGGCCGACGCCGGAGCGGTGCAGGACGCCCTCGTGACGTGGTACACGGCGGACCACCGGTCGTACCCGTGGCGCGAGACGACCGACCCCTACGAGATTCTCGTCTCCGAGGTGATGAGCCAGCAGACTCAGTTGGACCGCGTCGTCAGCGCGTGGACCGACTTTCTGGACCGGTGGCCGACCGTCGCGGACCTCGCGGCGGCCGACCGGAGCGACGTGGTCGGCTTCTGGACGGCCCACTCGCTGGGCTACAACAACCGCGCGAAGTACCTCCACGAGGCCGCCCGACAGGTCGTCGAAGAGCGCGACGGCGAGTGGCCCCGGAACCCCGACGGCCTCTCGGAGTTGATGGGCGTCGGTCCCTACACCGCCAACGCCGTAGCCTCCTTCGCGTTCGACAACGGGAACGCCGTCGTCGACACGAACGTCAAGCGCGTGCTGTACCGCGCCTTCGACGTGCCGGACGACGACGCGACCTTCGAGGAAGTCGCCCAGCGACTCATGCCAGAGGGCGAGTCACGAATCTGGAACAACGCCGTCATGGAACTCGGCGGCGTCGCCTGCGAGAAGACGCCGGACTGCGACGGCGCGCAGTGCCCGTGGCGCGAGTGGTGTGCCGCCTACCAGACGGGTGATTTCACCGCGCCGGACGTGCCGACGCAACCGACCTTCGAGGGGTCGCGGCGACAGATGCGCGGCCGCGTCGTCAGCGTCCTCACGGAGTACGACGAACTCGCGCTCGACGAACTGGGCCCGCGGGTGCGCGTCGACTACGCGCCCGGCGGGGAGTACGGCCGCGAGTGGCTTCGGGGGTTGCTCGACGATTTGGCCGACGACGGTATCGTCGCCGTGAACGAGGGCGACGACGGGACCACGGCCAGTCTCAAGCGATAA
- a CDS encoding NADPH-dependent FMN reductase, translating into MSRPTVVGIVGSLRDESYTRIGIARALDAAASTGAETELLDLRDLDLPVFDADAREAGDAPELTAAVADADSILLGTPVYHGSYSAPLKNALDYCGFDEFENKTVGLLAVAGGGFPITALEHLRSVCRSLNCWVIPHQAAVPRARNSIAEGEIADADIRERVDRLGEEAVQYANIEPDPPCLESTENVGADD; encoded by the coding sequence ATGTCCAGACCCACCGTCGTCGGTATCGTCGGGAGCCTCAGAGACGAGAGCTACACTCGAATCGGAATCGCCCGCGCCCTCGATGCCGCAGCGTCGACCGGTGCAGAGACGGAACTGCTCGACCTGCGGGACCTCGACCTCCCCGTCTTCGACGCCGACGCCCGCGAGGCCGGTGACGCGCCGGAACTGACTGCCGCGGTGGCCGACGCCGACTCGATACTCCTCGGGACGCCCGTCTATCACGGTTCGTACTCCGCGCCGCTGAAGAACGCTCTCGACTATTGCGGGTTCGACGAGTTCGAGAACAAGACGGTCGGACTGCTCGCGGTGGCCGGCGGTGGGTTCCCCATCACGGCGCTGGAGCACCTCCGCTCGGTCTGTCGGTCGCTGAACTGCTGGGTCATCCCGCACCAGGCGGCCGTCCCGCGGGCGCGAAACAGCATCGCCGAGGGGGAAATCGCCGACGCCGACATCCGAGAACGGGTCGACCGACTCGGCGAAGAGGCGGTGCAGTACGCCAACATCGAACCGGACCCCCCGTGTCTGGAGAGCACCGAGAACGTCGGTGCGGACGACTGA
- a CDS encoding thymidine kinase, which translates to MHAITNSGWIEVVTGCMFSGKSEELLRRLRRAEIAGQSVAAFTPAVDDRYGEERIGSHDGRGWDATVVDPADPLPAIRASLNGETVVAIDEANFFESSLVDACETLAAEGRRVVVSGTDQTFRGEPFHPVPELVAVAEYVEKLQAICARCGEPATRNQRLVDGDPAHVDDPTIVVGASESYEARCRECHTLRRN; encoded by the coding sequence ATGCACGCTATCACGAACAGCGGGTGGATAGAGGTCGTCACGGGGTGTATGTTCTCGGGGAAGTCCGAGGAACTGCTCCGACGGCTTCGCCGCGCGGAAATCGCGGGCCAGTCGGTCGCGGCGTTCACGCCCGCCGTCGACGACCGGTACGGCGAGGAGCGAATCGGTTCGCACGACGGGCGCGGATGGGACGCGACTGTCGTCGACCCGGCGGACCCGCTTCCGGCGATACGAGCGTCGCTGAACGGCGAAACCGTCGTCGCTATCGACGAGGCGAACTTCTTCGAGTCGTCGCTGGTCGACGCCTGCGAGACGCTGGCCGCCGAGGGCCGCCGCGTCGTCGTCAGCGGCACGGACCAGACCTTTCGAGGAGAGCCGTTCCACCCCGTCCCGGAACTCGTCGCCGTCGCCGAGTACGTCGAGAAGTTACAGGCTATCTGCGCCCGGTGTGGCGAACCCGCGACGCGCAACCAGCGACTCGTCGACGGCGACCCCGCCCACGTCGACGACCCGACTATCGTGGTCGGGGCGTCCGAGTCCTACGAGGCCCGCTGTCGGGAGTGTCACACGCTCCGGCGGAACTGA
- a CDS encoding YIP1 family protein produces the protein MTQWVENPTGGRDRGPTALARAWAEILVRPRRFFQTGVAPGDQAPGLVFAAVVVLIEEASRFLVVDLARRGMLSTGPFPYPAIGGFSPGVAVLAILAIIVFVTPATVHLTAALQTLILMPAAPNRGGVSETVQVLCYAMAPCVFAGLPFPEVRVLVTAWAAALYVVGTAVIHEVRVGIAAAVAALPAAIVFGYGFRGFDAVLRLLSSSGF, from the coding sequence GTGACTCAGTGGGTCGAGAATCCGACCGGCGGACGCGACAGGGGGCCGACCGCACTCGCACGCGCGTGGGCCGAGATTCTGGTCCGCCCGCGGCGGTTCTTCCAGACGGGTGTCGCGCCGGGCGACCAAGCACCCGGCCTCGTCTTCGCCGCTGTCGTCGTCCTAATAGAGGAGGCGAGTCGCTTCCTCGTCGTGGACCTCGCGCGCCGCGGCATGCTCTCGACCGGTCCGTTCCCGTATCCGGCCATCGGGGGATTCTCGCCGGGGGTCGCCGTCCTCGCGATTCTCGCCATCATCGTCTTCGTCACGCCCGCGACGGTCCATCTGACTGCCGCACTCCAGACGCTCATCCTGATGCCCGCCGCGCCGAACCGCGGCGGCGTCAGCGAGACGGTGCAGGTCCTCTGTTACGCGATGGCCCCCTGCGTCTTCGCGGGCCTGCCGTTCCCCGAGGTTCGCGTCCTCGTCACCGCGTGGGCCGCGGCGCTGTACGTCGTCGGGACGGCGGTCATCCACGAGGTGCGCGTCGGTATCGCCGCCGCCGTCGCCGCCCTCCCGGCGGCTATCGTCTTCGGCTACGGCTTCCGGGGGTTCGATGCGGTGCTCCGACTGCTATCGAGTAGTGGGTTTTAG
- a CDS encoding DHH family phosphoesterase — MGSCIICGTSVEGRICDLHEEDAVFEFRGTSPDQLSVGRYYRGSVDGFAEFGVFVDIGDSVTGLLHRSELDRRLDSLDWDSGDEVFVQVKNVRDNGNVDLGWSIRQAEREFRGVLVDDPEIGHSTLLEEESEADSGNADADGESADATEESADATEESADATEESADDDSASVDIDETTNGEGAATAAGAVSQTGDADRVDDAGGSVGATDDEAAETATETIEEASAGGSAAVVEEQAAEAEAQDAASDDADLPTVTVGSLEDHVGDDVRLEGEVVGVRQTSGPTVFELHDETGTVDCAAFVEAGVRAYPDVEETDFVRLDGEVRRRRGEIQVETEDLTVLADEERDAVEQRLADALDDEARPDAVDPLAEDSTVEALADDLVEAATHIRKAVLTDRPVIVRHANTADGYLAGSALERATLPLVADQHRRSDAQYHYFDRRPLEGGVYDMDDATKDTTTMLDNRARHDEALPLFVFVAAGGTRESLDGFELLNVYGAPTVVVDDIEVDGAVTDAVDAVVSPSLADAPETSATTLAANVAAHVNDDVRDDLRHLPAVSFWEGAPEAYLDAADEAGYDAAAVSQLREAVALEAHYQSYEDKRELITDLVFGDDEDDVGGLAGHIAEQFREKVDTEVGTARANLDYQTVEGHDIAVLDTDAFSHQYEFPPETLLLDELHREIREDVDALVGVATDTLYVRTDADADLHELVDTVAEEVPEGGVATRSVREGSVRYLAGERSAVLEATLRVLATEV, encoded by the coding sequence ATGGGTTCGTGTATCATTTGCGGCACGTCTGTTGAAGGACGCATCTGTGACCTCCACGAGGAGGATGCCGTATTCGAGTTCAGAGGTACCAGTCCCGACCAACTGTCGGTCGGCCGATACTACCGCGGCAGCGTCGACGGGTTCGCCGAGTTCGGCGTCTTCGTCGACATCGGTGACAGCGTCACCGGTCTGCTCCACCGGAGCGAACTGGACCGCCGCCTCGACTCCCTCGACTGGGACTCCGGCGACGAGGTGTTCGTGCAGGTGAAGAACGTCCGCGACAACGGCAACGTCGACCTCGGATGGTCGATTCGACAGGCCGAACGCGAGTTCCGCGGCGTCCTGGTCGACGACCCCGAAATCGGTCATTCGACGCTCCTCGAAGAGGAGAGCGAGGCCGACTCGGGAAACGCTGACGCCGACGGGGAGTCGGCAGACGCGACCGAGGAATCGGCAGATGCGACCGAGGAATCGGCAGATGCGACCGAGGAATCCGCTGACGACGACAGCGCGTCGGTCGACATCGACGAGACGACCAACGGCGAGGGTGCGGCGACGGCCGCCGGAGCGGTCAGTCAGACCGGCGACGCCGACCGCGTCGACGACGCTGGCGGATCAGTCGGTGCAACCGACGACGAGGCCGCGGAGACGGCGACCGAGACCATCGAGGAAGCGTCGGCCGGTGGGAGCGCCGCCGTCGTCGAAGAGCAGGCCGCCGAGGCCGAAGCGCAGGACGCAGCGAGCGACGACGCCGACCTGCCGACGGTGACCGTCGGGTCCCTGGAAGACCACGTCGGCGACGACGTGCGACTCGAAGGGGAGGTCGTCGGCGTCCGACAGACCTCCGGGCCGACGGTGTTCGAACTCCACGACGAGACCGGCACGGTCGACTGCGCGGCGTTCGTCGAAGCGGGCGTTCGCGCCTACCCCGACGTGGAAGAAACCGACTTCGTCCGACTCGACGGCGAAGTGCGCCGCCGCCGCGGCGAGATTCAGGTCGAGACGGAGGACCTCACCGTCCTCGCGGACGAGGAGCGCGACGCGGTCGAACAGCGCCTCGCTGACGCGCTGGACGACGAGGCCCGACCCGACGCCGTCGACCCCCTCGCCGAGGACTCGACGGTCGAGGCGCTGGCCGACGACCTCGTGGAAGCGGCGACCCACATCCGGAAGGCCGTCCTCACGGACCGGCCGGTCATCGTCCGCCACGCCAACACGGCCGACGGCTACCTCGCCGGGAGCGCGCTCGAACGCGCGACCCTCCCGCTGGTCGCCGACCAACACCGCCGGTCGGACGCGCAGTACCACTACTTCGACCGCCGACCCCTCGAAGGCGGCGTCTACGACATGGACGACGCCACGAAGGACACGACGACGATGCTCGACAACCGCGCGCGCCACGACGAGGCGCTCCCGCTGTTCGTCTTCGTCGCCGCCGGTGGCACGCGCGAGAGCCTCGACGGCTTCGAACTGTTGAACGTCTACGGCGCGCCGACCGTCGTGGTCGACGACATCGAAGTCGACGGCGCGGTGACCGACGCCGTCGACGCCGTCGTCTCGCCGAGTCTCGCCGACGCGCCCGAGACCAGCGCCACCACACTCGCGGCCAACGTCGCCGCCCACGTCAACGACGACGTGCGCGACGACCTGCGTCACCTGCCCGCGGTGAGCTTCTGGGAGGGCGCCCCCGAGGCGTACCTCGACGCGGCCGACGAGGCTGGCTACGACGCCGCCGCCGTGTCCCAACTGCGCGAAGCCGTCGCGCTGGAAGCGCACTACCAGTCCTACGAGGACAAGCGAGAACTCATCACGGACCTCGTCTTCGGCGACGACGAAGACGACGTGGGCGGCCTCGCTGGCCACATCGCCGAGCAGTTCCGCGAGAAGGTCGACACCGAAGTCGGCACGGCCCGCGCGAACCTCGACTACCAGACCGTCGAGGGCCACGACATCGCCGTTCTCGACACGGACGCGTTCTCCCACCAGTACGAGTTCCCGCCGGAGACGCTCCTGCTGGACGAACTCCACCGAGAGATCCGCGAAGACGTCGATGCTCTCGTCGGCGTCGCCACCGACACGCTGTACGTCCGCACCGACGCCGACGCGGACCTGCACGAACTGGTCGACACCGTCGCCGAGGAAGTTCCCGAGGGCGGCGTCGCGACCCGGAGCGTCCGCGAAGGCTCCGTTCGCTACCTCGCCGGTGAGCGCTCCGCGGTACTCGAAGCGACGCTTCGGGTCCTCGCGACCGAAGTCTGA
- a CDS encoding cupin domain-containing protein has product MTDGPVNVDDLQWTEYDHGRRAFRRKQLGDAAGGEQLGTSLYEVSPGKRLWLRHYHEGNEESIFVLEGSGTLFLGPDAEEHRLEAGDYVALPAGEASAHEIAAGDDGLRLLMSSTMDEPDITVYPDKEMVGLYAGAAPGGEKDDRTLSTYLDRNAEMDYWEE; this is encoded by the coding sequence ATGACCGACGGCCCCGTCAACGTCGACGACCTCCAGTGGACCGAGTACGACCACGGCCGCCGCGCGTTCAGGCGCAAGCAACTCGGCGACGCCGCTGGTGGCGAGCAACTCGGGACGAGTCTCTACGAGGTGTCACCGGGGAAACGGCTCTGGCTGCGACACTACCACGAGGGGAACGAGGAGTCGATTTTCGTCCTCGAAGGGAGCGGGACGCTGTTTCTCGGTCCGGATGCCGAGGAACACCGTCTCGAAGCGGGCGACTACGTCGCGCTTCCGGCGGGCGAGGCGAGCGCCCACGAGATTGCCGCGGGCGACGATGGTCTCCGCCTCTTGATGTCGTCGACGATGGACGAACCGGACATCACCGTCTACCCCGACAAGGAGATGGTCGGCCTGTACGCGGGGGCGGCCCCCGGCGGCGAGAAGGACGACCGAACGCTCTCGACGTATCTGGACCGAAACGCCGAGATGGACTACTGGGAGGAGTGA
- a CDS encoding FxLYD domain-containing protein codes for MEGESPRQIAEGLNLLSHGVYETADGVGVTGVVENVGDVTFTEVTATVTLLDQTDRIAEFEDTSAEELESLVPGLQWRFWIPFEGEELTAEMSYRIDVSVDRADTATDASATATTETG; via the coding sequence ATGGAGGGTGAATCCCCCCGACAAATCGCGGAGGGTCTGAATCTTCTGAGCCACGGCGTCTACGAGACGGCAGACGGCGTCGGCGTCACTGGCGTCGTCGAGAACGTCGGCGACGTGACGTTCACCGAGGTGACTGCGACGGTGACGCTCCTCGACCAGACCGACCGCATCGCCGAGTTCGAGGACACGAGCGCCGAGGAACTCGAATCGCTCGTGCCCGGCCTCCAGTGGCGCTTCTGGATACCGTTCGAGGGCGAGGAACTCACCGCGGAGATGTCGTACCGAATCGACGTCTCGGTCGACCGCGCGGATACGGCGACTGACGCGTCCGCGACGGCGACGACAGAAACCGGATAG
- a CDS encoding DoxX family protein — MLTRSIPVPSLVAFASVLFARPAAAHVDYVTDGPGAAIDGLQFLAEVLSNPVNAAVFAVSGLGITAAVAVYLWVRPTITDIVILREKLAGYADLVPWMLRLAVGLPLVGAGFQGYLFAPTVVVDTAANPVIRVVFIGLGFCVLFGLATRIVSTIGLLTYAWALSVDTGVILALEYVPVFVALLILGGGRPSADDMLQEVASTDGTYYGRIDPVHHLKGFLDETTDPFRRYVPTILRVGTGLAFVYLGLVQKLADPGSGLLVVEKYNLTAVVPVDPGLWVVGAGVTEIAVGLALIAGFFTRGAAAASFVLFTTTLFGLPDDPVLAHVTLFGIASAVFTLGAGPFSFDQWFGRPALDDSESVVPSD; from the coding sequence ATGCTCACGCGTTCGATACCCGTCCCGTCGCTGGTCGCGTTCGCGTCGGTGCTGTTCGCGCGACCCGCGGCGGCACACGTCGACTACGTCACGGACGGCCCGGGGGCCGCGATAGACGGGCTGCAGTTTTTGGCCGAAGTCCTCTCGAACCCCGTGAATGCCGCGGTGTTCGCCGTCTCCGGCCTCGGCATCACCGCCGCCGTCGCGGTTTACCTCTGGGTCCGGCCGACGATAACGGACATCGTCATCCTCCGGGAGAAACTCGCGGGCTACGCTGACCTCGTGCCGTGGATGCTCCGTCTCGCTGTGGGTCTTCCCCTCGTCGGCGCGGGCTTTCAGGGCTACTTGTTCGCGCCCACAGTGGTCGTCGACACGGCCGCGAACCCCGTCATCCGCGTGGTGTTCATCGGCCTCGGGTTTTGCGTCCTGTTCGGCCTCGCCACCCGCATCGTCTCCACAATCGGATTGCTCACCTACGCGTGGGCGCTGTCCGTCGACACCGGCGTCATCCTCGCCCTGGAGTACGTCCCCGTGTTCGTCGCGCTCCTCATCCTCGGCGGCGGCCGCCCCAGCGCCGACGATATGTTGCAGGAAGTCGCCAGCACCGACGGGACCTACTACGGCCGTATCGACCCGGTCCACCACCTGAAAGGCTTCCTCGACGAGACCACCGACCCGTTCCGCCGGTACGTTCCGACGATTCTCCGGGTCGGCACGGGTCTCGCGTTCGTCTACCTCGGCCTCGTTCAGAAACTCGCCGACCCAGGTAGCGGTCTGCTCGTCGTCGAGAAGTACAACCTCACCGCCGTCGTCCCGGTGGACCCCGGTCTGTGGGTCGTCGGCGCGGGCGTCACCGAAATCGCCGTCGGCCTCGCGCTCATCGCGGGCTTTTTCACCCGCGGCGCGGCCGCCGCCTCCTTCGTCCTCTTCACGACGACGCTGTTCGGCCTCCCCGACGACCCCGTGTTGGCCCACGTCACGCTGTTCGGTATCGCGTCGGCCGTGTTCACGCTGGGTGCGGGGCCGTTCTCCTTCGACCAGTGGTTCGGGCGGCCCGCACTGGACGATTCGGAAAGCGTCGTCCCCTCGGACTGA